One Paraburkholderia phytofirmans OLGA172 genomic window carries:
- a CDS encoding sigma-54 dependent transcriptional regulator, with amino-acid sequence MEPATRQLIYVSRDPSAELNTRFHQRGWHVEVVGSARDVRRAVRAGMAAGGLLDLSSEFQPHEIAAFESCLTIPNVGWVAATTHGQLQDAALRRLVRDYCFDYVTVPYSGDRIVDSVGHAYGMISLGEPASNDGSQGAEGEMVGSCDAMLALFRSIRKVAMTDAPVFISGESGTGKELTAVAIHERSARRNAPFVPINCGAIPPHLLQSELFGYERGAFTGANQRKIGRVEAANGGTLFLDEIGDLPLESQASLLRFLQERKVERLGGHGSIDVDVRIISATHVDMTAAMIEGRFRSDLYHRLCVLQIDEPPLRARGKDIELLARHMLERFKKDASRRLRGFAPDAIAALHNYGWPGNVRELINRVRRAIVMSEGRAISARDLELAEYVEIVPVSLAQAREAAERQAIELALLRHRGRLGDAAQELGISRVTLYRLLCSHGMRHMEGEPLATPHGELPVSVPHL; translated from the coding sequence ATGGAACCCGCAACGCGGCAACTGATTTACGTTTCACGCGATCCAAGCGCGGAACTGAATACACGCTTTCATCAGCGCGGCTGGCATGTCGAAGTCGTGGGGTCGGCGCGCGACGTGCGCCGTGCTGTTCGCGCCGGAATGGCGGCGGGCGGCTTGCTCGATCTGTCTAGCGAATTTCAGCCACACGAAATCGCCGCCTTCGAGTCCTGTCTGACCATCCCGAACGTCGGCTGGGTTGCGGCCACCACGCACGGACAATTGCAGGACGCGGCCTTGCGCCGGCTCGTGCGGGACTATTGTTTCGACTACGTAACGGTGCCTTACTCGGGCGACAGGATCGTCGATTCGGTCGGTCACGCATACGGGATGATCTCGCTCGGCGAGCCGGCGTCGAACGATGGGTCGCAAGGTGCTGAAGGCGAAATGGTCGGTTCGTGCGACGCAATGCTTGCGCTGTTCCGTTCGATCCGTAAAGTGGCGATGACCGACGCGCCGGTGTTTATTTCGGGCGAATCGGGCACCGGCAAGGAGTTGACCGCGGTCGCGATCCACGAACGCTCGGCGCGCCGCAATGCGCCTTTTGTGCCGATCAACTGCGGCGCGATTCCGCCGCATCTATTGCAATCCGAACTATTTGGCTATGAGCGCGGCGCGTTCACCGGCGCCAATCAACGCAAGATCGGCCGCGTGGAAGCGGCCAACGGCGGCACGCTGTTTCTCGACGAAATCGGCGATCTGCCGCTCGAAAGCCAGGCGAGCCTCTTGCGCTTCCTGCAGGAACGTAAAGTGGAGCGGCTGGGCGGCCACGGTTCGATCGACGTCGACGTGCGCATCATCTCGGCGACGCACGTGGATATGACAGCCGCGATGATCGAAGGACGGTTCCGCTCCGACCTGTATCACCGCCTGTGTGTGCTGCAAATCGACGAGCCGCCGTTGCGTGCGCGTGGTAAGGATATCGAACTGCTTGCGCGGCACATGCTGGAACGTTTCAAGAAAGATGCTAGCCGCCGTTTGCGCGGCTTCGCGCCCGACGCCATCGCGGCGCTGCATAACTACGGCTGGCCGGGCAACGTGCGCGAGTTGATCAATCGCGTGCGGCGCGCCATCGTGATGTCGGAAGGGCGCGCGATCTCGGCGCGCGATCTCGAGTTGGCCGAATACGTGGAGATCGTGCCGGTGTCGCTCGCGCAGGCGCGCGAAGCGGCCGAACGTCAGGCAATCGAACTCGCGCTTCTGCGTCATCGCGGCCGTCTCGGCGATGCCGCGCAGGAACTCGGCATTTCGCGCGTGACGCTGTACCGGCTGCTGTGCTCGCATGGCATGCGCCATATGGAAGGCGAACCGCTTGCCACGCCGCACGGCGAGTTGCCGGTCTCGGTGCCGCACCTCTGA
- a CDS encoding thymidylate synthase, whose translation MKQYLDLVRTILDTGTWQENRTGIRTISMPGAMLRFDLQQGFPAVTTKKLAFKSAVGELVGFLRASRSAADFRDLGCKVWDANANQNPQWLANPYRQGPDDLGDVYGVQWRQWPAYKVLDAGASAQLADATLRGFQVVTEFEEDGNRKVLLYKAIDQLRQCLDTIMQNPADRRILFHAWNPAVLDQIALPACHLLYQFLPNVARREISLCLYIRSNDVGLGTPFNLTEGAALLHLVGRLTGYTPRWFTYFIGDAHIYENQLDMLQQQLTREPYESPAFAISDRVPDYAKTGVYEPEWLEKIEPSDFSLVGYRHHEPLTAPMAV comes from the coding sequence ATGAAACAATACCTTGACCTCGTCCGCACGATCCTCGACACCGGCACGTGGCAGGAGAACCGCACCGGCATCCGCACCATCAGCATGCCGGGCGCCATGTTGCGCTTCGACCTCCAGCAGGGCTTTCCCGCCGTCACCACGAAAAAGCTGGCGTTCAAGTCGGCGGTGGGCGAACTGGTCGGGTTTCTGCGCGCCTCGCGCAGCGCCGCGGATTTTCGCGATCTGGGCTGTAAGGTGTGGGACGCGAACGCCAACCAGAATCCGCAATGGCTTGCCAATCCGTATCGTCAAGGTCCGGACGACCTCGGCGACGTTTACGGCGTGCAATGGCGCCAGTGGCCGGCCTACAAAGTGCTGGACGCAGGCGCCAGCGCGCAATTGGCCGACGCCACGCTTCGTGGCTTTCAGGTGGTGACGGAATTCGAGGAAGACGGCAACCGCAAAGTGTTGCTGTACAAAGCGATCGATCAGCTGCGGCAGTGTCTCGACACGATCATGCAGAACCCCGCCGACCGGCGAATCCTGTTTCATGCCTGGAATCCCGCCGTGCTGGACCAGATCGCGCTGCCGGCTTGCCACCTGCTTTATCAGTTCCTGCCGAATGTCGCGCGTCGTGAAATTTCGCTGTGTCTGTACATTCGCAGCAACGATGTCGGCCTCGGCACGCCGTTCAATCTGACCGAAGGCGCGGCTTTGCTGCATCTGGTCGGCCGCCTGACGGGTTATACGCCGCGCTGGTTCACCTACTTTATCGGCGACGCGCACATCTACGAGAACCAGCTCGACATGCTGCAGCAACAACTCACGCGCGAGCCGTACGAAAGCCCCGCCTTCGCGATCTCGGACCGTGTGCCGGACTACGCGAAAACGGGCGTGTATGAGCCGGAATGGCTTGAGAAAATCGAGCCATCGGACTTCTCGCTGGTCGGCTACCGGCATCACGAGCCGCTCACGGCGCCAATGGCGGTCTGA